The Gemella haemolysans genome includes a region encoding these proteins:
- a CDS encoding class A sortase produces MNKKLKNTLLNILIVVLLCTSVVLIFKNQIREYLTGNANDKIITAYKNGKGEVDIPWWQKMFTDNESKIKLTDSMLGILKIDSVQIEEPIFQDVTEINLINGVATSQEPSTLDAQNVVIAGHSVQGVGIRFNNLNKIKNGAKIQIISKDKLRTYEVNKLYDVVPTQVEILEQHENEPKILKLFTCDNFNPQTGVWESRFVVEAKLIGEESA; encoded by the coding sequence ATGAATAAAAAATTAAAAAATACATTACTAAATATTCTTATCGTAGTATTGCTATGTACGTCAGTAGTGCTAATATTCAAAAATCAAATTAGAGAATATCTAACAGGAAATGCTAACGATAAGATAATAACAGCTTATAAAAATGGTAAAGGTGAAGTAGACATACCATGGTGGCAAAAAATGTTTACGGATAATGAATCAAAAATTAAACTGACAGACTCAATGTTAGGAATTTTAAAAATTGATAGTGTACAAATAGAAGAACCAATTTTCCAAGATGTTACTGAAATTAACTTAATTAATGGAGTAGCAACATCACAAGAACCATCAACTTTAGATGCGCAAAACGTAGTTATCGCAGGTCACAGTGTGCAAGGTGTTGGTATAAGATTTAATAATTTAAACAAAATAAAAAATGGAGCTAAGATTCAAATTATTTCAAAAGATAAATTACGTACATATGAAGTAAATAAACTTTATGATGTAGTGCCAACACAAGTGGAAATTTTAGAACAGCATGAAAATGAACCGAAGATATTAAAATTATTTACATGTGATAATTTCAATCCGCAAACAGGTGTATGGGAAAGTAGATTTGTAGTCGAAGCAAAATTAATAGGAGAAGAAAGTGCATAA
- the plsX gene encoding phosphate acyltransferase PlsX — translation MHNIMKIGIDILGVDEPSRIVNFVNSYKDEEVELYVYGLEENLNQITKTENIIKNVCTEEVLMSDDAARVHRKKKDASMIRMLSDLNNDVIDVAISGGSTGAFMASSLFMLGRIEGISKPGLASLLPTKSEHKFLLTDLGANVEAKPDDLVNYAKLGQLYMKYIYNIETPSVALLNVGVEESKGNKVYKEAHKLLKEDINNFKGNIEAREILEHKYDIVISDGFAGNVLLKTIEGVASTLGSMIKGIFMENIKTKISALLVKSGITKFKKKFDYSEYGGAFLLGIKKPSIKVHGSADENALYYAVQQAKQIHKTKLYDIMIETMEKGE, via the coding sequence GTGCATAATATTATGAAAATAGGTATTGATATATTAGGTGTTGATGAACCTAGTAGAATTGTTAACTTTGTAAATAGTTATAAAGATGAAGAAGTAGAACTTTATGTTTATGGACTTGAAGAAAACTTAAATCAAATAACTAAAACAGAAAATATTATTAAGAATGTTTGTACTGAAGAGGTGTTAATGTCTGATGATGCAGCACGTGTTCACAGAAAGAAAAAAGATGCCTCAATGATCAGAATGTTATCTGATTTGAATAATGATGTTATTGACGTAGCAATTTCTGGTGGAAGTACTGGAGCTTTCATGGCGAGTTCACTATTTATGTTAGGTCGCATAGAGGGAATTTCGAAACCAGGATTAGCGTCACTATTACCTACAAAAAGCGAACATAAGTTTTTACTTACAGATTTAGGAGCTAATGTAGAAGCTAAACCTGATGATTTAGTAAATTATGCTAAACTAGGCCAATTATATATGAAATATATTTATAATATAGAAACACCATCTGTAGCATTACTAAATGTAGGTGTAGAAGAATCAAAAGGAAACAAAGTATATAAAGAAGCTCATAAGTTACTTAAAGAAGATATTAATAACTTCAAAGGAAATATAGAAGCTAGAGAGATTCTTGAGCATAAATATGACATTGTTATTTCAGATGGTTTTGCAGGAAATGTGTTATTAAAAACTATAGAAGGTGTTGCTAGTACATTAGGTTCTATGATTAAAGGAATCTTTATGGAAAACATTAAAACTAAAATTTCAGCATTACTTGTAAAAAGTGGAATTACAAAATTTAAAAAGAAATTTGATTATAGTGAATATGGTGGAGCATTCCTACTAGGGATTAAGAAACCAAGTATAAAAGTTCATGGTTCAGCTGATGAAAATGCATTATATTATGCAGTTCAACAAGCAAAACAAATACACAAAACAAAACTTTATGATATAATGATAGAAACGATGGAAAAAGGAGAATAA
- a CDS encoding acyl carrier protein, with product MAIFEEVKEIITKYIKVDADKITLESRLNEDLDADSIDVADVVMDIEEKYDFEFSDEDAENIVKIKDLVRVIEERK from the coding sequence ATGGCAATTTTCGAAGAAGTAAAAGAAATTATTACTAAATATATTAAAGTTGATGCAGATAAAATTACATTAGAATCAAGATTAAACGAAGATCTAGATGCTGATTCAATTGATGTAGCAGATGTAGTAATGGATATTGAAGAAAAATATGATTTTGAATTTTCAGATGAAGATGCAGAAAACATTGTAAAAATCAAAGACTTAGTAAGAGTTATTGAAGAAAGAAAATAA
- a CDS encoding isochorismatase family protein yields MDMLFKLLAEHVYLILFVSLILEFAALPLPGETMMVVAGIMAYNNHGSYIGMIIASALGTVIGMQFSYEVGRRLGTRAVDKYGSYIGLTPYRMTKAAEFFNKFGNIVIVIAYFLPGVRHILGYFSGISRIDAKRFHLYSTIGGIFWVVVFITLGYVLGPSAPHAFKLLHKYGTMLFIIGIAALFIYLIFKKLGAKDFAIFFKKRFKYLVVLLIVEAAVLIKFVVLDERAHPKLKSDIIFYCLGFLAFVAFLLYLRVTLKHDTSEKLLVVVDYQKDFVDGALGFETADQLDKVIANKIDEYLKAGQDVIFTKDTHYTNYLSTREGKHLPIEHCIIDSEGHNLYGDVANYESYAKRVFNKTSFGSIDLAHYISRSDYKEVEFCGLVSNICVLSNIIMTQTYNEKVEITVDLNATKGLSEEVNSTFKTYLQNLTVNVKE; encoded by the coding sequence ATGGATATGTTATTTAAACTATTAGCTGAACATGTATATTTAATATTATTTGTGTCACTTATTTTAGAATTTGCAGCTTTACCTTTACCAGGTGAAACTATGATGGTTGTAGCTGGAATAATGGCATATAATAATCATGGTAGTTATATAGGGATGATTATTGCAAGTGCGTTAGGAACTGTAATAGGGATGCAATTTTCTTATGAAGTTGGTAGAAGATTGGGAACTAGAGCAGTTGATAAATATGGTTCATATATTGGACTGACGCCGTATAGAATGACGAAAGCGGCTGAATTTTTCAATAAATTCGGCAACATAGTAATAGTAATTGCATACTTCTTACCAGGAGTTAGACATATACTTGGATATTTCTCAGGTATTTCACGAATTGATGCCAAAAGATTCCATCTATATTCAACAATCGGAGGGATTTTCTGGGTAGTAGTATTTATTACTTTAGGATATGTATTAGGACCAAGTGCTCCACATGCATTTAAATTATTACATAAATATGGAACAATGTTGTTCATTATTGGTATAGCTGCGTTGTTTATCTACTTAATCTTTAAAAAATTAGGTGCAAAAGATTTTGCGATCTTCTTTAAAAAACGATTTAAATATCTAGTGGTACTGCTTATTGTAGAGGCTGCGGTACTAATTAAATTTGTAGTATTAGATGAAAGAGCACACCCTAAATTAAAATCTGATATTATATTTTATTGCTTAGGATTTTTAGCATTTGTAGCATTTTTACTATATCTAAGAGTAACTTTAAAACATGATACATCTGAGAAATTACTTGTAGTTGTTGATTATCAAAAAGATTTTGTTGATGGTGCATTAGGGTTTGAAACTGCTGATCAATTAGATAAAGTCATTGCTAATAAAATTGATGAATATTTAAAAGCTGGACAAGATGTAATATTTACTAAAGATACTCATTACACAAACTATCTTTCAACTCGTGAAGGTAAACATTTACCAATTGAGCATTGTATTATTGATAGTGAAGGTCATAATTTATATGGAGATGTTGCTAATTATGAAAGTTATGCGAAAAGAGTATTTAATAAAACATCTTTTGGTAGTATCGATTTAGCACATTATATCTCACGTAGTGACTATAAAGAAGTGGAATTTTGTGGTTTAGTTTCTAATATTTGTGTATTAAGTAATATTATTATGACGCAAACATATAACGAGAAAGTAGAAATTACTGTAGACTTAAATGCGACAAAAGGATTAAGTGAAGAGGTTAACTCGACATTTAAGACTTATCTACAGAATTTAACAGTAAATGTAAAAGAATAG
- a CDS encoding ATP-grasp domain-containing protein, with protein sequence MNYLLVSPNFPSSQENFARKLVEKGVKVLGIGSESYDSLSSVLKDALTEYYKVNDLENYGEVLRGVAFLIYKHGVIDRVESNNEHWLFLDSIIREQFNITGVKPKKLDFTKYKSKMKERFIKANVPVAKGRAVKNIRELEKAIKEIKLPVIAKPDNGVGANNTYKLLSKKDVENFKKQWTQEVVYFIESYVDNGILCTYDGLIDSKGKVVFETSFYYTKPTLDLLNDSLDYGNIIPKEIDPKLKEYGRKIVKEFGMKERFFHIEFFKLPSNDYIALEYNNRIAGGYTIDLYNHTYECDLFEMYADVVVGNEPKKVQNNYNGIALSRRDKYIYKYTNEDIYNKYSKEIRLVDRVPAVFATAMGEWMYILVDENIENISDMMNYIHEKYE encoded by the coding sequence ATGAATTATTTATTAGTATCACCAAATTTTCCAAGTTCACAGGAAAATTTTGCAAGAAAGTTAGTAGAAAAAGGAGTTAAAGTATTAGGAATAGGGAGTGAGAGTTACGATAGTCTTTCTAGTGTTTTAAAAGATGCTTTAACTGAATATTATAAAGTAAATGATTTAGAAAACTATGGGGAAGTTTTAAGAGGAGTAGCATTTTTAATCTATAAACATGGAGTTATAGATAGAGTGGAGTCTAATAATGAGCATTGGTTATTTTTAGATTCAATAATTAGAGAACAGTTTAATATAACTGGTGTGAAACCGAAAAAACTAGATTTTACAAAATATAAATCGAAAATGAAAGAAAGATTTATAAAAGCTAATGTTCCAGTTGCTAAGGGGCGTGCTGTAAAAAATATTAGAGAACTTGAAAAAGCAATTAAAGAGATAAAATTACCAGTAATTGCTAAACCAGATAATGGAGTAGGAGCAAATAATACTTATAAACTTTTATCAAAAAAAGATGTAGAAAACTTTAAAAAACAATGGACTCAAGAAGTTGTATACTTTATTGAAAGTTATGTAGACAATGGGATTCTTTGTACGTATGATGGACTAATTGACTCTAAAGGAAAAGTTGTTTTTGAAACTAGTTTCTATTACACAAAACCTACATTAGATTTATTGAACGATAGCCTAGATTATGGAAATATTATTCCAAAAGAAATTGATCCTAAACTAAAAGAATATGGAAGAAAAATTGTTAAAGAATTTGGAATGAAGGAAAGGTTCTTCCATATCGAATTTTTCAAATTACCTAGTAACGATTATATTGCTTTAGAATATAATAATCGTATAGCTGGAGGATATACAATAGATTTATATAATCATACATATGAGTGTGATTTGTTTGAAATGTATGCGGATGTTGTCGTAGGAAATGAACCGAAGAAAGTCCAAAATAATTATAATGGAATAGCTCTGTCAAGACGAGATAAATATATATATAAGTATACGAATGAGGATATTTATAATAAATACTCAAAAGAAATTCGCTTAGTAGATAGAGTGCCAGCGGTTTTTGCAACAGCTATGGGAGAATGGATGTATATATTGGTAGATGAAAATATTGAAAACATCAGTGATATGATGAATTATATTCACGAAAAATATGAATAG
- a CDS encoding winged helix-turn-helix transcriptional regulator yields the protein MEQQEPFGKCPFFTTQKILSGKWTILILHLLEDKSVRFNELQRSLGTITQATLTKQLKQLEQDGLINRKVYAQIPPKVEYSLTDIGKKFQSVLNELEIWGNDYINYLKENREAV from the coding sequence ATGGAACAACAAGAACCTTTTGGAAAATGCCCTTTTTTTACAACTCAAAAAATATTATCTGGAAAATGGACAATCCTTATTCTTCATCTTCTAGAAGATAAAAGTGTTAGATTTAATGAGTTACAAAGATCACTAGGGACAATTACCCAAGCTACATTAACAAAACAATTAAAGCAATTAGAACAAGATGGATTAATAAACCGTAAAGTTTATGCTCAAATTCCACCTAAAGTTGAATACAGTCTGACAGATATTGGAAAAAAATTCCAATCAGTACTTAATGAATTAGAAATCTGGGGAAATGACTACATTAATTACTTAAAAGAAAATAGAGAAGCAGTATAA
- a CDS encoding nitroreductase family protein: MTEAKNLYQNRRSVYALGKNLPISEQEALEIIDNAVKHSPSAFNSQTAHAVVLLGENHQKLWDITFGELEKFLPNEEAKAATKGKIDSFAAAYGTILFFEDHDVVKGLQEQFPSYADNFPIWSEQSTGIASFAVWNALAEAGVGANIQHYNPVIDEKVAAEWDIPANLVLRAQMPFGEKLQEVAPIERTSRVRVVK, translated from the coding sequence ATGACAGAAGCAAAAAATTTATATCAAAATAGAAGAAGTGTATATGCGTTAGGTAAGAACTTACCAATTTCAGAACAAGAAGCATTAGAAATTATTGATAATGCGGTTAAGCATTCACCAAGTGCTTTTAACTCACAAACTGCACACGCTGTAGTATTATTAGGAGAAAATCACCAAAAACTTTGGGATATTACTTTTGGAGAATTAGAAAAATTCTTACCAAATGAAGAAGCTAAAGCAGCTACAAAAGGTAAAATTGACAGTTTCGCAGCAGCTTACGGAACAATTTTATTCTTCGAAGATCACGATGTAGTGAAAGGTCTTCAAGAACAATTCCCATCATATGCTGATAACTTCCCAATTTGGTCAGAACAATCAACAGGGATTGCATCATTTGCAGTTTGGAATGCATTAGCAGAAGCTGGAGTTGGAGCTAACATTCAACACTATAACCCAGTAATTGATGAAAAAGTTGCTGCAGAATGGGATATTCCAGCTAACTTAGTACTACGTGCTCAAATGCCATTTGGTGAAAAATTACAAGAAGTTGCACCAATTGAAAGAACTTCAAGAGTAAGAGTAGTAAAATAA
- the tsaE gene encoding tRNA (adenosine(37)-N6)-threonylcarbamoyltransferase complex ATPase subunit type 1 TsaE, translating into MLKIVIRDLEDTKRLAKIVSEGIKGRLVLLLNGDLAAGKTTFTKYLAEYLGVRSVVNSPTFNIMKEYKYPNGKLYHIDAYRLEDSDEDLGFEDIFFEDNVSIIEWGKFIEEFLPNERLIFNIRLVEDYREVEIISSGEYKKIEERIRENW; encoded by the coding sequence ATGTTAAAAATAGTTATAAGAGATTTAGAAGATACTAAACGTTTAGCGAAAATTGTTAGTGAAGGTATAAAAGGTAGATTAGTACTTTTATTAAATGGTGATCTTGCCGCAGGTAAAACAACATTTACGAAATATTTAGCAGAATATTTAGGAGTAAGAAGTGTAGTTAATTCACCAACTTTTAATATAATGAAAGAGTATAAGTATCCTAATGGAAAATTATATCATATTGATGCTTATCGTTTAGAGGATAGTGATGAGGACTTAGGATTTGAAGATATTTTCTTTGAAGATAATGTTAGTATTATTGAATGGGGAAAATTTATTGAAGAATTCTTACCAAATGAAAGATTAATTTTCAATATTCGCTTAGTAGAAGATTACAGAGAAGTTGAAATTATTTCTAGTGGTGAATATAAAAAAATTGAAGAAAGGATTCGTGAAAATTGGTAA
- the tsaB gene encoding tRNA (adenosine(37)-N6)-threonylcarbamoyltransferase complex dimerization subunit type 1 TsaB — translation MVSLIVEASNGVCSIACFDNETVLAEKSFVCSNNLSAVILEEIDNCLKEADKKKTDLTEIISSEGPGSYTAIRVVAAVCKTLAYTLKINLKKVSSLKLQALLEFDSNKLLVPFIDARRGNVFGAVYKNEEGKLVEILKEGYYSLEEINNFLSSQSDEFVYISKDIEKLNDLLLEGSKNNDMVRAANVLKIYDSLEDVDCYNMKPQYLRKTEAERELENDKNK, via the coding sequence TTGGTAAGTTTAATAGTAGAGGCTTCTAATGGAGTATGTTCAATAGCATGCTTTGATAATGAAACAGTATTGGCAGAAAAAAGCTTTGTATGTAGTAATAATTTATCAGCAGTAATTTTAGAAGAAATCGATAATTGTTTAAAAGAAGCGGATAAGAAAAAAACGGATTTAACTGAAATTATATCAAGTGAAGGACCAGGATCGTATACAGCAATTCGTGTAGTCGCAGCTGTTTGTAAGACTTTAGCTTACACACTGAAGATTAATTTGAAGAAAGTATCTTCTTTAAAATTACAGGCTTTATTAGAGTTTGATAGTAACAAATTATTAGTTCCATTTATCGATGCTCGTCGTGGTAATGTTTTTGGAGCTGTATATAAAAATGAAGAAGGAAAATTAGTAGAGATACTGAAAGAAGGATACTACTCTCTTGAAGAAATTAATAACTTTTTATCATCTCAAAGTGATGAATTTGTCTATATTAGTAAAGATATAGAAAAGTTAAATGATCTTCTTTTAGAAGGTTCAAAAAATAATGATATGGTTCGTGCAGCTAATGTTTTAAAAATTTATGATTCATTAGAAGATGTGGATTGTTATAATATGAAACCACAATACTTAAGAAAAACTGAAGCAGAAAGGGAACTTGAAAATGATAAAAATAAATAA
- the rimI gene encoding ribosomal protein S18-alanine N-acetyltransferase, protein MIKINKVDVNDLDVLSRIDVDNFEDAWTKEMFKSELEHENAEYYGLFNDGEIIGFCGGWLVADEYQVNKIVVDKPHQNKKLGQIFFTYVMQLLKLKGVKKAIVEVRVSNMPAITVYEKSGFTTVDMRKNYYKNNGENAFVMVRDFSNERI, encoded by the coding sequence ATGATAAAAATAAATAAAGTTGATGTTAATGATTTAGATGTATTATCGAGAATAGATGTAGATAATTTTGAAGATGCATGGACAAAAGAAATGTTTAAGTCTGAGCTGGAACATGAGAACGCAGAGTATTACGGATTATTTAATGATGGTGAAATCATTGGATTCTGTGGTGGTTGGCTTGTTGCTGATGAATATCAGGTTAATAAGATAGTTGTTGATAAACCGCATCAAAATAAAAAATTAGGACAAATTTTCTTCACTTATGTAATGCAACTTTTAAAATTAAAAGGTGTAAAAAAAGCGATCGTTGAAGTTCGTGTAAGTAACATGCCTGCGATAACTGTTTATGAAAAATCTGGCTTCACAACAGTTGATATGAGAAAAAATTATTACAAAAACAATGGCGAAAATGCTTTTGTAATGGTAAGGGATTTTAGTAATGAAAGAATTTAA
- the tsaD gene encoding tRNA (adenosine(37)-N6)-threonylcarbamoyltransferase complex transferase subunit TsaD, whose protein sequence is MKEFKNLDNVTILAIETSCDETSVAVVKNGKEVLSNIVSSQIETHKQFGGVVPEIASRQHIEVVMQIVEEALEEAQTALSDVDAICVTQGPGLIGSLLVGVNVAKTLSYALDKPLIGAHHIAGHIYASNIDNDIVYPSLALVVSGGHTELVYLKDELDFEIIGSTHDDAVGEAYDKVARQLNLEYPGGPKVDKLAKLGEDKYKFPRAMIDSDDYNFSFSGMKSAVINFVHNAKQRGEEIVPEDLACSFQTAVVEVLIAKTKKAIANLGVKQLILAGGVAGNSELRKQVIELEQQLGVEVLIPKMSYCSDNAAMMGAAGYYYYKNNIFANPLTLNAKSTLDLEEVRG, encoded by the coding sequence ATGAAAGAATTTAAAAATTTAGATAATGTAACTATCTTAGCTATAGAAACAAGTTGTGATGAGACAAGTGTAGCGGTAGTTAAAAATGGAAAAGAAGTGCTTTCGAATATCGTAAGTAGTCAAATTGAAACTCATAAGCAATTTGGAGGAGTTGTTCCTGAAATAGCAAGTAGACAACATATAGAAGTAGTAATGCAAATAGTTGAAGAAGCTTTGGAAGAAGCGCAAACTGCTCTGAGTGATGTAGACGCAATTTGTGTAACACAAGGACCTGGATTGATAGGTTCATTACTAGTTGGTGTTAATGTTGCGAAAACATTAAGTTATGCTTTAGATAAACCATTAATAGGTGCACATCATATTGCAGGACATATTTATGCTAGTAATATAGACAATGATATAGTTTATCCATCATTAGCTCTTGTTGTAAGTGGGGGACATACAGAACTAGTTTATTTAAAAGATGAACTTGATTTTGAAATAATCGGTTCTACTCACGATGATGCTGTAGGTGAAGCGTACGATAAGGTCGCGAGACAGTTAAACCTTGAGTATCCTGGTGGTCCTAAAGTAGACAAACTAGCCAAGTTGGGTGAAGATAAGTATAAATTCCCGCGTGCAATGATTGATAGTGATGATTATAATTTTAGTTTTTCAGGTATGAAATCAGCGGTGATTAATTTTGTACATAATGCAAAACAACGTGGTGAAGAGATTGTACCTGAAGATTTAGCTTGCAGTTTCCAAACGGCGGTAGTAGAAGTTTTAATCGCAAAAACTAAAAAAGCTATTGCGAATCTAGGTGTTAAACAGTTGATTTTAGCAGGTGGGGTTGCAGGTAATAGCGAACTTCGTAAGCAAGTCATAGAGCTAGAACAACAATTAGGGGTAGAAGTACTTATTCCAAAAATGAGTTATTGTAGTGATAATGCGGCGATGATGGGAGCGGCGGGATATTATTATTATAAAAATAATATATTTGCAAATCCATTAACGCTAAATGCGAAGTCAACATTAGATTTAGAAGAAGTTAGAGGATAA
- a CDS encoding phosphotransferase family protein: MKRQLEELLDTNLQQINHISENKHFIGFSKRLGQRVFVKIFKDPLKYRPEYKFLRNKSNFLLNFPEYFALVLKYEDFTPLNKESINDEDIIKIAELISDFHRGNWLSIENDKEISLEKVLEKNVYRLADRKEYTKISEFHSKFLKNISKLDEEYEKTLVLIHGDFGLRNIMRKDDNLVLIDFERVKYASYYLDFIKYFYQDLDNDKLKKELFLKHYYEHSNEEVLSEELEYCMIFISALGILNYTKRVKDKEFEELGLKMLEDVENYFFK, encoded by the coding sequence ATGAAAAGACAACTTGAAGAATTATTAGATACTAATTTGCAACAAATAAATCATATTTCTGAAAATAAGCATTTTATAGGATTTTCTAAAAGATTAGGACAACGAGTATTCGTTAAAATTTTTAAAGATCCATTGAAATATAGACCAGAGTATAAGTTTTTAAGAAATAAAAGTAATTTTTTACTAAATTTTCCTGAGTATTTTGCACTAGTATTGAAATATGAAGACTTTACCCCACTAAATAAGGAAAGCATAAATGATGAAGATATAATAAAAATAGCAGAGCTAATATCTGATTTTCATAGAGGAAATTGGCTCTCAATTGAAAATGACAAAGAAATTTCATTGGAAAAAGTTCTAGAAAAAAATGTATATAGATTAGCTGATAGAAAAGAGTATACTAAAATAAGTGAGTTTCATTCTAAGTTTCTAAAAAATATTAGTAAATTAGATGAAGAGTATGAAAAAACATTAGTTTTAATTCATGGAGATTTTGGTCTTAGAAATATTATGAGAAAAGACGATAATTTAGTATTAATAGATTTCGAAAGAGTTAAATATGCTAGTTATTATTTAGATTTCATTAAATATTTTTATCAAGATTTAGATAATGATAAATTAAAAAAAGAGCTTTTTTTAAAACATTATTATGAACATTCAAATGAGGAAGTGCTTTCTGAGGAACTAGAGTACTGCATGATTTTTATCTCGGCATTAGGTATTTTAAACTATACCAAACGTGTTAAAGATAAAGAATTTGAGGAGTTAGGATTAAAAATGTTAGAAGATGTTGAAAATTATTTTTTTAAATAA